Proteins encoded in a region of the Streptomyces sp. NBC_01471 genome:
- a CDS encoding AI-2E family transporter — MSKLPDWLERVGSELTHLGEKLEERRSAEEADGGAGATTPHPDGADGHAVPGQVPPPPDYAPAVAARPDPVAAVPWGMRVAAEAGWRLLVLAGALWVLMRAISAIQLVVLAFVGALLVTALLQPTVARLRRAGLPRGLATALTAILGFVIMGLVGWFVVWQVMENLDTVSSRVQEGIQELRRWLLHSPFHVTDKQINEIAKNLSDTVGTNTNEITSAGLQGVTVMVEFLTGMLLAMFSTLFLLYDGARIWQWTLKLVPAQARPGVSGAGPRAWRTLTAYVRGTVIVALIDAIFIGLGLFFLDVPLAVPLAVFIFLFAFIPLVGAVMSGALAVVVALVTQGPFTALMVLILVLAVQQIEGHVLQPFILGRAVRVHPLAVVLSVAAGGMIAGIGGAVVAVPLVAVTNTVVGYLRAYSTESAMRAAPRQQEESPAATAPAPREPAAEPEPAADVTAPAPGTELPE; from the coding sequence ATGTCGAAACTGCCGGACTGGCTGGAACGTGTGGGCTCCGAACTCACTCACCTGGGTGAAAAGTTGGAAGAACGCCGTTCAGCGGAGGAAGCGGACGGCGGCGCCGGCGCAACAACGCCGCACCCCGACGGGGCCGACGGCCACGCCGTACCGGGCCAGGTGCCACCGCCCCCGGACTACGCGCCGGCCGTCGCGGCCCGCCCCGACCCGGTGGCCGCCGTGCCGTGGGGCATGCGGGTGGCCGCGGAGGCGGGCTGGCGCCTCCTGGTCCTGGCGGGGGCCCTCTGGGTGCTGATGCGGGCCATCAGCGCCATCCAGCTCGTCGTCCTCGCGTTCGTCGGCGCGCTGCTCGTCACCGCGCTCCTCCAGCCGACGGTCGCCAGGCTCCGGCGGGCGGGTCTGCCGCGGGGGCTGGCCACCGCGCTGACCGCGATCCTCGGCTTCGTCATCATGGGACTGGTCGGCTGGTTCGTGGTCTGGCAGGTGATGGAGAATCTGGACACGGTCTCCAGCCGGGTCCAGGAGGGCATCCAGGAGCTGCGGCGCTGGCTGCTGCACAGCCCCTTCCATGTGACGGACAAGCAGATCAATGAGATCGCCAAGAACCTGAGCGACACCGTCGGCACCAACACCAACGAGATCACGTCGGCAGGCCTCCAGGGCGTCACGGTCATGGTGGAGTTCCTGACCGGGATGCTGCTGGCGATGTTCTCGACGCTCTTCCTGCTGTACGACGGGGCGCGCATCTGGCAGTGGACGCTCAAGCTCGTCCCGGCGCAGGCCCGTCCGGGAGTGTCGGGCGCCGGGCCGCGTGCCTGGCGGACGCTGACCGCGTATGTGCGCGGCACGGTGATAGTGGCGCTCATCGACGCGATCTTCATCGGGCTCGGGCTCTTCTTCCTGGATGTTCCGCTGGCCGTTCCGCTGGCCGTCTTCATCTTCCTGTTCGCGTTCATCCCGCTGGTGGGCGCCGTGATGTCCGGCGCGCTCGCGGTGGTCGTCGCGCTGGTGACCCAGGGGCCGTTCACCGCGCTGATGGTGCTGATCCTGGTCCTCGCCGTACAGCAGATCGAGGGCCATGTGCTCCAGCCGTTCATCCTCGGCCGGGCGGTGCGGGTCCACCCGCTGGCGGTGGTCCTCTCCGTGGCGGCGGGCGGCATGATCGCCGGGATCGGCGGAGCGGTGGTGGCGGTTCCGCTGGTGGCGGTGACCAACACGGTGGTCGGCTACCTCCGCGCGTACAGCACGGAGAGCGCCATGCGGGCGGCACCCCGTCAGCAGGAGGAGAGCCCGGCGGCCACGGCTCCGGCGCCGCGGGAGCCGGCTGCGGAGCCGGAGCCGGCGGCGGATGTCACGGCCCCGGCGCCCGGGACCGAGCTCCCCGAGTGA
- a CDS encoding PhoH family protein, translating to MVTSTKRRMPDRRTYVLDTSVLLADPNAMTRFDEHEVVLPIVVVTELEAKRHHPELGYFARQALRLLDDFRVRYGRLDAPLPMGELGGTLRVELNHSDPSVLPAGYRLGDNDSRILAVARNLQAEGFDVTVVSKDLPLRIKASSVGLLAEEYRAELAITDSGHTGMSELTLSPDQVDLLFAEDTLYVPEAADLPVHTGLVLQSERGKALGRITAEGNVKLVRGDREAFGLHGRSAEQRIALDLLLDPDIGIISMGGRAGTGKSALALCAGLEAVMERRQHQKVMVFRPLYAVGGQELGYLPGSESEKMGPWAQAVFDTLSSVTSRDVIEEVVGRGMLEVLPLTHIRGRSLHDAFVIVDEAQSLERNVLLTVLSRIGSNSRVVLTHDVAQRDNLRVGRYDGVVAVVEKLKGHPLFAHVTLTRSERSQIAALVTEMLEDGQL from the coding sequence GTGGTGACCAGCACTAAGCGCCGCATGCCCGACAGGCGCACTTACGTTCTTGACACCAGCGTCCTGCTGGCCGATCCCAACGCCATGACCCGGTTCGACGAGCACGAGGTCGTGCTCCCGATCGTCGTGGTCACGGAACTGGAGGCCAAGAGGCACCATCCTGAGCTCGGTTACTTCGCCCGGCAGGCCCTGCGCCTGCTGGACGACTTCCGGGTGAGGTACGGACGTCTCGACGCCCCTCTTCCCATGGGCGAACTCGGCGGGACCCTCCGTGTCGAACTCAACCACTCGGATCCCAGCGTGCTCCCGGCCGGCTACCGGCTCGGGGACAACGACTCCCGCATCCTCGCGGTCGCGCGCAACCTCCAGGCCGAGGGCTTCGACGTCACCGTCGTCTCCAAGGACCTGCCGCTGCGCATCAAGGCCTCGTCCGTGGGGCTCCTCGCCGAGGAGTACCGCGCCGAACTGGCGATCACGGACTCGGGCCACACGGGGATGAGCGAACTGACCCTCTCTCCCGACCAGGTGGACCTGCTGTTCGCCGAGGACACCCTCTACGTACCGGAGGCCGCCGATCTGCCCGTGCACACCGGCCTGGTGCTCCAGTCCGAGCGCGGCAAGGCGCTGGGCCGGATCACGGCCGAGGGCAATGTGAAGCTCGTACGGGGCGACCGCGAGGCCTTCGGGCTGCACGGCCGCAGCGCCGAGCAGCGCATCGCGCTCGATCTGCTCCTCGATCCGGACATCGGCATCATCTCGATGGGAGGCCGGGCCGGCACCGGCAAGTCCGCGCTCGCGCTCTGTGCGGGTCTTGAGGCCGTCATGGAGCGCAGGCAGCACCAGAAGGTGATGGTCTTCCGTCCGCTGTACGCGGTCGGCGGGCAGGAACTCGGCTATCTGCCGGGCTCGGAGTCCGAGAAGATGGGTCCCTGGGCGCAGGCGGTCTTCGACACCCTCTCCTCGGTGACGAGCCGGGACGTGATCGAGGAAGTGGTCGGACGGGGCATGCTCGAAGTCCTGCCGCTCACTCATATCCGGGGCCGCTCACTGCACGACGCGTTCGTCATCGTGGACGAGGCCCAGTCCCTGGAGCGGAACGTCCTGCTGACGGTGCTCTCCAGGATCGGCTCGAACTCGCGGGTCGTGCTGACCCACGACGTCGCCCAGCGGGACAACCTACGGGTGGGCCGGTACGACGGAGTGGTCGCCGTCGTCGAGAAACTGAAGGGGCATCCGCTCTTCGCCCACGTCACCCTCACCCGGTCCGAGCGCTCGCAGATCGCCGCACTGGTGACCGAAATGCTGGAGGACGGACAGCTCTAG
- the mgrA gene encoding L-glyceraldehyde 3-phosphate reductase, whose protein sequence is MTDSLRYSATDDRYDSMEYRRSGRSGLKLPAVSLGLWHNFGDDRALDSQRAILRRAFDTGVTHFDLANNYGPPAGSAELNFGKLFAQDFAPYRDELVISTKAGYLMHPGPYGEWGSRKYLLSSLDASLGRMGLDYVDIFYSHRFDPETPLEETMGALASAVQQGKALYVGVSSYNSEQTAEAARILKEMGVPALIHQPSYSMINRWTEADKLLDTLETAGMGCISFVPLAQGLLTGKYLKGIPEGSRATQGKSLDPQLLSDEVVRRLNGLNEIAKRRGQSLAQLALNWVLRDPRMTSALIGASSVKQLDENVAALAAAPLSADELTEIDSFAVDTAGTNIWAGRS, encoded by the coding sequence GTGACTGATTCTCTTCGTTATTCCGCCACTGATGACCGATACGACTCCATGGAGTACCGGCGCAGCGGCCGCAGTGGGCTGAAACTCCCCGCTGTCTCGCTCGGCCTGTGGCACAACTTCGGCGACGACCGCGCGCTCGACTCGCAGCGCGCGATCCTCCGCCGCGCCTTCGACACCGGCGTGACCCACTTCGACCTGGCGAACAACTACGGCCCGCCGGCCGGCTCCGCCGAGCTCAACTTCGGCAAGCTCTTCGCCCAGGACTTCGCCCCTTACCGGGATGAACTGGTCATTTCGACCAAGGCCGGCTATCTGATGCACCCCGGCCCGTACGGCGAGTGGGGATCGCGCAAGTACCTGCTGTCCTCGCTGGACGCCTCGCTCGGGCGGATGGGTCTCGACTACGTCGACATCTTCTACTCCCACCGCTTCGACCCGGAGACTCCCCTGGAGGAGACGATGGGCGCGCTGGCCTCCGCCGTGCAGCAGGGCAAGGCGCTGTACGTCGGCGTCTCCTCGTACAACAGCGAGCAGACCGCGGAGGCGGCCCGCATCCTCAAGGAGATGGGCGTTCCCGCCCTGATCCACCAGCCGTCGTACTCCATGATCAACCGCTGGACCGAGGCCGACAAGCTGCTCGACACCCTGGAGACGGCCGGAATGGGCTGCATCTCCTTCGTGCCGCTCGCGCAGGGCCTGCTCACCGGCAAGTACCTCAAGGGCATCCCGGAGGGTTCGCGCGCCACTCAGGGCAAGTCGCTCGACCCGCAGCTGCTCTCCGACGAGGTGGTACGCCGGCTCAACGGGCTCAACGAGATCGCGAAGCGGCGCGGGCAGTCCCTGGCGCAGCTGGCGCTCAACTGGGTGCTGCGCGATCCGCGGATGACGTCCGCGCTCATCGGCGCCTCCAGTGTGAAGCAGCTGGACGAGAACGTGGCGGCGCTGGCGGCGGCCCCGCTCTCCGCCGACGAGCTGACCGAGATCGACTCGTTCGCCGTCGACACCGCGGGCACCAACATCTGGGCCGGCCGGAGCTGA
- a CDS encoding transglycosylase SLT domain-containing protein: MSRISVRGFAVASATAVTTVGAVVGVASGSTLPAGDNIDAASAADTTTLADIPDGQQAQVASLTEQADTQAVQADAAAKKSAEESARIQAAKDAKTKKEAADEAVAKAKEAAKKRAEEKKQAASRSSVRDASSFSSQGSYSAAQVQAMARQMMPSDQFQCFSNIVSHESGWNYKAVNAGSGAYGLVQALPGSKMSSAGADWQTNPATQIKWGLNYMNSRYQSPCGAWSFWQANSWY, encoded by the coding sequence GTGAGCCGGATTTCGGTCCGGGGATTCGCGGTGGCGTCAGCCACTGCGGTCACCACCGTAGGAGCAGTTGTCGGCGTCGCATCGGGCAGCACGCTGCCCGCAGGCGACAACATCGATGCAGCCTCCGCAGCGGACACGACTACCCTCGCGGACATTCCTGACGGCCAGCAGGCCCAGGTAGCGTCGCTGACGGAGCAGGCAGACACCCAGGCGGTGCAGGCCGACGCGGCAGCGAAGAAGTCCGCGGAGGAATCGGCCCGCATCCAGGCCGCCAAGGACGCGAAGACCAAGAAGGAAGCTGCCGACGAGGCGGTCGCCAAGGCGAAGGAAGCCGCGAAGAAGCGTGCCGAGGAGAAGAAGCAGGCCGCCAGCCGCTCTTCTGTTCGTGACGCGAGCAGCTTCTCCTCGCAGGGCTCCTACTCGGCCGCGCAGGTCCAGGCCATGGCGCGGCAGATGATGCCGTCCGACCAGTTCCAGTGCTTCAGCAACATCGTGAGCCATGAGTCCGGCTGGAACTACAAGGCGGTCAACGCCGGTTCCGGTGCGTACGGTCTCGTGCAGGCTCTCCCCGGCTCGAAGATGTCGTCCGCGGGTGCCGACTGGCAGACCAATCCGGCCACGCAGATAAAGTGGGGCCTGAACTACATGAACAGCCGCTACCAGAGCCCCTGTGGTGCGTGGTCGTTCTGGCAGGCCAACAGCTGGTATTAA
- a CDS encoding hydrogen peroxide-inducible genes activator, giving the protein MIQVYTGGTAHKGKQPTVAQLRAFAAVAEHLHFRDAAAAIGMSQPALSGAVSALEDALGVQLLERTTRKVLLSPAGERLAVRAGAVLDAVGELMDEADAVRAPFTGVLRLGVIPTVAPYLLPTVLRLVHREYPDLDFQVHEEQTSSLIDGLTAGRLDLLLLAVPLGVPGVVELPLFDEEFVLVTPREHWLAGRADIPRDALRELDLLLLDEGHCLRDQTLDICREAGRADGVPVTTTAAGLSTLVQLVAGGLGVTLLPRTAVRVETGRNDQLATAYFAEPAPMRRIALAMRAGAARQEEFTAFAAALREGVRPLPVWLA; this is encoded by the coding sequence GTGATCCAGGTATATACGGGCGGAACCGCCCACAAGGGGAAGCAGCCCACCGTGGCGCAGCTGCGTGCCTTCGCGGCTGTGGCGGAGCACCTGCACTTCCGGGACGCGGCCGCCGCGATCGGCATGAGCCAGCCCGCCCTGTCGGGTGCCGTCTCGGCGCTCGAGGACGCCCTCGGCGTCCAGCTTCTGGAACGGACCACCCGCAAGGTGTTGCTGTCACCCGCCGGGGAGCGGCTCGCCGTGCGGGCCGGGGCGGTGCTCGACGCGGTCGGTGAGCTGATGGACGAGGCCGACGCGGTACGGGCGCCCTTCACCGGAGTGCTCAGGCTCGGGGTCATTCCCACCGTCGCCCCGTATCTGCTGCCGACCGTGCTGCGGCTCGTCCACCGTGAGTACCCGGATCTGGACTTCCAGGTGCACGAGGAGCAGACGTCCTCGCTGATCGACGGGCTGACCGCGGGGCGGCTCGACCTGCTGCTGCTCGCGGTGCCGCTCGGGGTGCCGGGGGTTGTGGAACTGCCCTTGTTCGACGAGGAGTTCGTCCTCGTCACGCCGCGCGAGCACTGGCTGGCGGGGCGCGCGGACATTCCGCGGGACGCCCTGCGCGAGCTGGACCTGCTGCTGCTCGACGAGGGCCACTGCCTGCGGGACCAGACGCTGGACATCTGCCGGGAGGCCGGGCGCGCCGACGGTGTGCCGGTGACGACGACGGCCGCCGGGCTCTCCACGCTGGTCCAGCTGGTGGCCGGCGGGCTCGGGGTGACGCTGCTGCCGCGTACGGCGGTACGGGTGGAGACCGGGCGCAACGACCAGCTGGCCACGGCGTACTTCGCCGAGCCCGCGCCGATGCGGCGCATCGCCCTGGCGATGCGGGCCGGGGCGGCGCGCCAGGAGGAGTTCACCGCGTTCGCCGCGGCCCTGCGGGAAGGGGTGCGGCCGTTGCCGGTCTGGCTGGCGTGA
- a CDS encoding prepilin peptidase, with amino-acid sequence MSAALIVVLAACFGAAAGTLLPRPAYRLAVAPGTPWHDTTPSGQPIAGWLGPARGTGGWYGPSTPVTAVLTALCCAALAAAAGPVPEAAVWVLIAPALVLLGLVDRAVQRLPDVLTLPIAAATAALLGAAALLPGARGSWTGALLGGLALGGGYFVLFLINPNGMGFGDVKLAAGLGVALGWYGWGVLLLGTFAGFVYGALYGVGLILRGRAGRKSAMPFGPFMVAGALTGLLLGGFGA; translated from the coding sequence GTGTCTGCCGCGCTGATCGTCGTACTCGCCGCCTGCTTCGGCGCCGCCGCGGGGACCCTGCTGCCGCGCCCCGCCTACCGGCTCGCGGTGGCCCCGGGGACCCCCTGGCACGACACCACCCCGTCGGGACAGCCCATCGCGGGCTGGCTCGGCCCGGCGCGCGGGACCGGCGGCTGGTACGGGCCCAGCACACCGGTGACCGCCGTGCTCACCGCCCTGTGCTGTGCCGCGCTCGCCGCAGCGGCGGGCCCCGTCCCCGAGGCGGCCGTCTGGGTGCTGATCGCGCCCGCCCTCGTCCTGCTGGGCCTGGTGGACCGAGCCGTGCAGCGGCTGCCCGACGTCCTCACGCTGCCCATCGCGGCGGCGACCGCGGCCCTGCTGGGAGCGGCTGCGCTGCTGCCCGGCGCGCGGGGATCCTGGACGGGTGCGCTGCTCGGCGGACTCGCCCTGGGCGGCGGCTACTTCGTGCTCTTCCTCATCAACCCGAACGGCATGGGCTTCGGCGACGTCAAACTGGCGGCCGGTCTCGGGGTGGCCCTCGGCTGGTACGGCTGGGGGGTCCTGCTGCTCGGCACCTTCGCCGGGTTCGTCTACGGCGCGCTGTACGGCGTCGGCCTGATCCTCCGGGGCCGCGCGGGACGCAAGAGCGCGATGCCGTTCGGCCCCTTCATGGTGGCGGGCGCGCTCACCGGTCTGCTGCTCGGCGGTTTCGGAGCGTAA
- a CDS encoding isoprenyl transferase: MNLRDLVYGLYARRVEGRLDHDQVPKHIGLILDGNRRWAKASGGTAAQGHKAGADKITEFLGWCAETEVEVATLWLLSTDNFDRPQEELTALFGIIEDTVRGLAADGRWRVHHVGALDLLPGHTQAVLKEAEEATTGNTGILVNVAVGYGGRQEIADAVRSLLLEHAEKGTSFEELAETVDVERISEHLYTRGQPDPDLVIRTSGEQRLSGFMLWQSAHSEYYFCEVFWPAFRKVDFLRALRDYAARHRRYGA; the protein is encoded by the coding sequence GTGAACTTGCGCGACCTGGTGTACGGGCTCTACGCACGTCGGGTGGAAGGCCGCCTCGACCACGACCAGGTGCCCAAGCACATCGGACTCATTCTGGACGGCAACCGGCGCTGGGCCAAGGCGTCCGGCGGCACTGCCGCACAGGGCCACAAGGCCGGGGCCGACAAGATCACCGAGTTCCTCGGCTGGTGCGCGGAGACCGAGGTCGAGGTCGCCACACTCTGGCTGCTTTCCACGGACAACTTCGACCGCCCCCAGGAGGAGCTCACCGCGCTCTTCGGCATCATCGAGGACACGGTCAGGGGCCTCGCGGCGGACGGCCGCTGGAGGGTCCACCACGTCGGTGCGCTCGATCTGCTCCCCGGCCACACCCAGGCCGTCCTCAAGGAAGCGGAAGAGGCGACCACGGGCAACACCGGGATACTCGTCAACGTCGCGGTCGGCTACGGCGGACGCCAGGAGATCGCCGACGCGGTCCGCTCGCTGCTGCTGGAGCACGCCGAGAAGGGCACGTCCTTCGAGGAGCTAGCCGAGACCGTCGACGTCGAGCGCATCTCGGAGCACCTCTACACGCGCGGCCAGCCCGACCCGGATCTGGTGATCCGCACCAGCGGGGAGCAGCGGCTCTCCGGGTTCATGCTCTGGCAGAGCGCACACTCCGAGTATTACTTCTGCGAAGTCTTCTGGCCCGCCTTCCGCAAGGTCGACTTCCTGCGCGCGCTGCGCGACTACGCGGCCCGCCACCGGCGCTACGGCGCCTGA
- a CDS encoding alkyl hydroperoxide reductase codes for MSLDELKSAIPDYAKDLKLNLGSVIGNSDLPKQQLWGTVLACAIASRSPLVLRELEPEAKANLSPEAYTAARSAAAVMAMNNVFYRTRHLLSDPEYGTLRAGLRMNVIGNPGVEKADFELWSLAVSAINGCGQCLDSHEQVLRKAGVDRETIQEAFKIAAVLQAVGVTLDAEAVMAQ; via the coding sequence ATGTCACTCGACGAACTGAAGTCCGCCATACCGGACTACGCCAAGGACCTGAAGCTGAACCTCGGTTCGGTGATCGGCAACAGCGACCTGCCGAAGCAGCAGCTGTGGGGCACCGTCCTCGCCTGCGCCATCGCGTCGCGCTCGCCGCTGGTGCTGCGCGAGCTGGAGCCGGAGGCCAAGGCCAACCTCTCCCCCGAGGCGTACACCGCGGCCCGGTCCGCGGCGGCCGTCATGGCGATGAACAACGTCTTCTACCGGACCCGGCACCTGCTGTCGGACCCGGAGTACGGGACGCTCCGCGCCGGTCTGCGGATGAACGTGATCGGCAACCCCGGTGTGGAGAAGGCCGACTTCGAGCTGTGGTCGCTCGCTGTCTCCGCGATCAACGGCTGCGGCCAGTGCCTCGACTCGCACGAGCAGGTGCTCCGCAAGGCGGGCGTGGACCGCGAGACCATCCAGGAGGCCTTCAAGATCGCGGCCGTCCTGCAGGCGGTCGGCGTGACACTCGACGCCGAGGCCGTCATGGCCCAGTAG
- a CDS encoding peroxiredoxin → MLTVGDQFPQFDLTSCVSLESGKEFAQIDHKTYEGKWKIVFAWPKDFTFVCPTEIAAFGKLNEEFADRDAQVLGFSGDSEFVHHAWRKDHPDLTDLPFPMMADSKHELMRDLGIEGEDGFAQRAVFIVDQNNEIQFTMVTAGSVGRNPKEVLRVLDALQTDELCPCNWTKGENTLDPVALLSGE, encoded by the coding sequence GTGCTCACTGTCGGTGACCAGTTCCCCCAGTTCGACCTGACTTCCTGTGTGTCGCTGGAGAGCGGCAAGGAGTTCGCGCAGATCGACCACAAGACCTACGAAGGCAAGTGGAAGATCGTCTTCGCGTGGCCCAAGGACTTCACCTTCGTGTGCCCGACCGAGATCGCCGCCTTCGGCAAGCTCAACGAGGAGTTCGCCGACCGCGACGCGCAGGTCCTCGGCTTCTCCGGTGACTCCGAGTTCGTGCACCACGCCTGGCGCAAGGACCACCCGGACCTCACCGACCTGCCCTTCCCGATGATGGCCGACTCGAAGCACGAGCTCATGCGTGACCTCGGCATCGAGGGCGAGGACGGCTTCGCGCAGCGCGCCGTCTTCATCGTCGACCAGAACAACGAGATCCAGTTCACGATGGTGACCGCCGGTTCCGTGGGCCGTAACCCCAAGGAGGTCCTGCGGGTCCTCGACGCCCTGCAGACCGACGAGCTGTGCCCCTGCAACTGGACCAAGGGCGAGAACACCCTGGACCCGGTCGCGCTCCTCTCGGGCGAGTGA
- a CDS encoding class I SAM-dependent methyltransferase, with protein sequence MSRNFEELVAEAASVSVDGWDFSWLEGRATEERPSWGYSRAMGERMGRASAALDIQTGGGEVLAGVAKLPRLTVATEAWPPNVAKATALLHPLGAVVVADPDEPPLPFADGAFDLVVSRHPVKAHWQEIARVLAPGGTYFSQEVGPASVFELVEYFLGPQPEARKGRDPEAARTAARAAGLEVVDLRLESLRTEFFDIGAVIYFLRKVVWMVPGFTTEAYLPQLRALHERIEAEGPFLAHTTRFLIEARKPQ encoded by the coding sequence ATGTCCAGGAACTTTGAAGAGCTGGTGGCCGAGGCCGCCTCCGTGTCCGTCGACGGCTGGGACTTCTCCTGGCTCGAAGGCCGCGCCACGGAGGAGCGCCCGTCGTGGGGGTACTCCCGCGCGATGGGGGAGCGAATGGGCCGGGCATCGGCCGCCCTCGACATCCAGACCGGCGGTGGGGAAGTGCTGGCCGGGGTGGCGAAGCTGCCACGGCTGACGGTGGCCACCGAGGCCTGGCCGCCGAACGTGGCCAAGGCCACCGCCCTGCTGCACCCGCTGGGCGCGGTGGTGGTGGCCGACCCGGACGAGCCGCCGCTGCCCTTCGCCGACGGTGCCTTCGACCTGGTCGTCAGCCGCCACCCGGTGAAGGCGCACTGGCAGGAGATCGCCCGGGTGCTGGCACCCGGTGGTACGTACTTCTCCCAGGAGGTCGGCCCGGCCAGCGTCTTCGAGCTCGTCGAGTACTTCCTCGGTCCGCAGCCCGAAGCGCGCAAGGGGCGCGACCCGGAGGCGGCGCGCACCGCGGCGCGGGCGGCGGGCCTTGAGGTGGTCGATCTGCGACTGGAGAGCCTGCGCACCGAGTTCTTCGACATCGGTGCCGTCATCTACTTCCTGCGCAAGGTGGTCTGGATGGTGCCCGGCTTCACCACCGAGGCCTATCTGCCGCAGCTCCGTGCCCTTCACGAGCGGATCGAGGCCGAGGGACCGTTCCTCGCGCACACGACACGCTTCCTGATCGAGGCCCGTAAGCCGCAGTGA